The following coding sequences lie in one Candidatus Neomarinimicrobiota bacterium genomic window:
- a CDS encoding LamG-like jellyroll fold domain-containing protein, with the protein QNTLFSHRNYNTGPGAAAIVLNAESPGAGNMVRWNIRSTQGPNDIVECPTPLYDEWHHYAGVVSLDSVYLYLDGTLVDVVDNTQTGSYDVGVNLVEIGRHYHSSDWPGGYFNGYMDDMRIWGTALDAEKIELVKNNEWQALQDTLLAHWDFGNNDISDISLNGNDGTLMGEARVVNLDTIEFEYGLSLYLDGIDDYASLTAPVIHSTEFTVEVWAVMFGIGGGTDSHNSLFSQRDYSTGTNHSAILLNAENYPAGSISKWNIRSTQGNENVIGAPAPEYGAWHHYTGVVSEDSIRLYIDGILVSSGENTQSGLYDYSIDDIDIGRHYHSSSYHAGYFNGYMDDLKIWSSARTTDQIQGDMFSQLSGGESDLAAYYNFNTGAVEDLSLFQNNGELLNGALIQEAELDQDQCVVMGDVNGNGYVNVSDLQLVLNYVIDGQTAGINLLCADMSGDELINISDLILLVQLILGS; encoded by the coding sequence GCCAAAACACGCTTTTCTCTCATCGCAATTATAACACTGGACCTGGTGCGGCTGCAATTGTTCTAAATGCCGAAAGTCCAGGAGCGGGCAATATGGTTAGGTGGAATATTAGAAGTACCCAGGGTCCAAATGATATTGTAGAGTGCCCTACGCCACTTTATGATGAATGGCATCACTATGCTGGGGTAGTAAGTCTGGATAGTGTTTACCTGTATCTAGACGGTACACTGGTTGATGTTGTTGATAATACTCAAACTGGATCTTATGATGTTGGTGTAAATCTTGTTGAAATTGGTCGTCACTACCATTCAAGTGATTGGCCTGGTGGATATTTTAACGGTTATATGGATGATATGCGCATTTGGGGTACTGCATTGGATGCCGAAAAAATTGAGTTGGTTAAAAATAATGAATGGCAAGCCCTTCAAGATACCCTCCTTGCCCATTGGGATTTTGGAAACAACGATATATCGGATATCAGCTTAAATGGAAATGATGGTACGCTCATGGGTGAGGCCAGAGTCGTAAACTTAGACACAATCGAATTTGAATATGGACTTAGCCTATACTTGGATGGAATTGATGATTACGCAAGTTTAACAGCCCCAGTCATTCACTCAACTGAATTTACTGTAGAGGTATGGGCAGTAATGTTCGGTATTGGTGGTGGAACAGATAGTCACAATTCACTATTCTCGCAACGAGATTACTCGACAGGAACGAATCACTCAGCTATTCTTTTGAATGCAGAAAATTATCCTGCTGGTAGCATCAGCAAATGGAATATTCGCAGTACCCAGGGGAATGAGAACGTTATAGGAGCACCTGCACCGGAGTATGGGGCATGGCATCATTATACTGGAGTAGTGTCAGAAGATAGCATACGCCTATATATCGATGGAATCTTAGTCTCATCCGGTGAGAATACACAATCAGGTTTATATGATTATAGTATTGATGATATAGATATCGGCCGCCACTATCATTCAAGTTCTTATCATGCTGGTTACTTCAACGGATATATGGATGATTTGAAAATATGGAGTAGTGCACGGACTACAGACCAGATTCAAGGTGACATGTTTAGTCAACTCAGTGGTGGTGAGAGTGACTTGGCAGCCTATTATAATTTTAACACCGGTGCAGTAGAAGACCTTTCCCTCTTTCAGAACAATGGTGAATTGCTTAATGGAGCTTTAATCCAAGAGGCAGAGTTGGATCAAGATCAATGTGTGGTTATGGGAGATGTAAATGGAAATGGATATGTAAATGTTTCTGATCTACAATTGGTCCTTAATTATGTCATTGACGGACAAACTGCTGGTATAAATCTACTCTGTGCAGATATGTCTGGTGACGAATTGATCAATATTTCTGATTTAATTCTCCTCGTCCAACTC